The genomic stretch TTGAAGATCTTCATGGCAGAGGCCCTGGGGTGTGGGTGGGGACATCCGTGAAACGGGAATAGAATGTTAATCGGGTTGACGAGGGTCAAGCCCTTGAAGGTGTGTGCCATTGAGATTCGCTCCGGACGAAAGTTTCGACACGCGCCGGATGCGCAAGCCATTGGAGGGGATGCTCACCCCTGGCGCGACTTACGTGCGTGAGGTGCCGCCGCCATCGACCGCGGGAGGCGGGAGCGTGCTGGCGAGCACCCACGCGAGATAGGGCGCGTGGCCGTCGGCCAGGTCCACGCGCAGCACTTCGGGGACCTGGTACGGGTGCAGGGCCACGATTCGCGTGCGCAGCGCCTCGAAGAGCGCTCCACGCGTCTTGAAGAGGATGAGCGCCTCCGCGTCGTCCTGGACCTGTCCCTCCCAGCGGTAGATGGAGCGGACTCCCGGGAGGATGTTGCCGCAGGCGGCGAGCTGCTCCTCCACGACGACGCGGGTCAACTCGGCGGCCTTGTCGGCGGAAGGCGCGGTGACGAGGACGAGGCAGGCGTCGGTCATGGAGGCGGTCATGCGGAGGGACGTCACCGGAGGGTGTCTCTATCGCCCGGCGCTGCGCATCCCGGTGGGCGGGTGGTGCAGCGTGTCCATCTCCTGCCGCGTCCGTCGCCGGTCCGGGGTGTCCTTCGGCAGCTCGACGAAGGTGCACATCTCGCAGAGCCGGCTGTAGATGCGCTCACCCACGCGCTCGCGCAGCAGCTCCTCGCCACGCACCGCCGCGCGCGCGTCGTCCGTCGAGCGATAACCCGTGGGGCCGGCCGCGCGCAGCTGCTTGCGCTCGGGCTCCAGCGAGTAGTTCGTCGCGAAGAGGGTGGTGCGGCCCGCGTTGTAGCGGCGGGCGATCAACTCATCGAGCGTCTCCATCTCGAACGCGCTGCCGCGGCCCTTGCCCAGCTCGTCGATGGCCAGGACCTCCACTTCCGACAGCGGCCCGATGATCTCACCGCCGCTCTTCCCCTCCTGGAAGCCGCGCCGGATGGTGGCGTACAGCAGGGAGATCTCCACGTAGCGCGCGCGCACGCCCATCTCGAGCACGAGGTGCCCGAGCGTCGCCGCCAGCAGGTGCGTCTTCCCCGTGCCCACCGGCCCGCTGAGGATGAAGCCCTTGGCCGTGACGCCCTTCACGTACTGGTGGGCGAAGTGCATCGCCACGCCGCGACCGCGGTCCTGCGCCTCGTTGAAGGCGCGGTAGTTGTCGAAGCCCGCGTGTGCCACCACGCCGGGCAGGTGCACGTCGTTGAACAGCGCCACCCGCCGTCGCCGCCGCGTGCACGTGCACGGCTCCATCACCTCGTAGCGCTTGGGCCCCACCTTCTGGCTGAACTCGGCCTCGCGCTCCACCAGGACATGGCCTCGCCCGCCACACACCGAGCAGCTGTCGGAGCACGCGCACACGCGTGCCTGCGCCTGGTCTCCCTGCCGTTCGATGACGTACGTCCGCCCGACACACAGCCGGCACGCTTCGCCGCCATTCACCTTCGCACCCATCTCACGCATCGCCATAGAAGACCCCCTCCATTCCCGCCCGCCAACTGAACTTTCGAGCAGTGGTGCGCCCGCTCACACTTCCTTCATCCCGAAGCGCCGCCGGACCGCCGCGACCACCCGGAAGCGCCGGGACAGCCTGCGCGCGTGGGTGGACATCACCTGCTGTTCGACCCCCACCGCGCGTGCGTCGCGCCACACCTGCCGTCGCTCGGAGAAGGGCAGCGCGCGAAGCAGGGCCAGGAAGCTCAGCGCCTCCTGCGCGTCCAACTGGGCCGGCTCGTCCGGGACTCGCGCCAGCACCGTGCCCCGCAGCCACGTCACCCGCGCCGCCAGGGCCACCTCCCGCCCCGCCAGGTCCTCCAGCGCGTCGCACAGCCGGGCGTGCCGCGTCTGCTCCCAGGTGAGCGCCTTGCGACGTCGCGAGGCGGGCTCCGGCTCCGCGCCCGCGCCCGCCGTGAGCGAGCGGTACTTCTTGATCTCCGCGTCCACCTGCCGCCGGCACGCGCGCAGGCTGCGCAGCACCGGCTCCCCGGGCCGCGCGTCCCACAGGGCCTTCTCCGCGGAACGGGAGATGCCCCGGGCCACGACCTCGAAGGGCACGCCCTCGCGCGCCCACTCCGTCAACAGCTGCGTGTCCAGCGCGGACAGCATGAGCCCCGCGCCACGCACCGCGAGGAAGTAGTCCTGCACCAGCTCCTCGAAGCTGGCGCTCTCCGGCAACAGGCTCATGATCCGACACGCGCTCCAGGCAACACGGCCGGGCAACCGGCCGTCCGCTCCCCCATACCCGCTGGGTCCGACAAGGCAACCCCTCTGTCGCCATTTTCACAGCGCAAATGGAAGATTTCCGGCCTGCTTTCCACGCGCCGAGGGGGCAGCCAGTCAGGGTTGACCCGTCGCTCGGAAACCGCGCATAGTGGATTCCCTCGAATCGAAATTCCCGAAGATTCCCGGCCACTTGCCTGTCCGGAAGGCAACCGGGGACGCCGGTCCCCCTCGATTAGGAAGACCATGCGCCGTTTGCTCCTCGTCTGCCTCGTGTTCCTGGCCACGGCCTCCGCCGCGCAGGAGAAGAAAGCACCGCGTGATGCCGCGCTGGGCCAGAAGGCCGCCACCACGGTGGACAAGTCCCTGGCCGGAGACATCACCCGCGAGAAGAAGAAGGAGGAGGTCGCGCCCGCGCTCCAGTACGACCAGTTCCGGCTGGGCGTCGAGCTGCAGGTGGCCTCCAAGCGACGCGAGCAGATCGCCTCGCTCAAGAAGATCATCTCCCTGTCGCCGGATCCGAAGGAGGTCCCCAGCCTCCTGTTCCGCCTGGGCGAGTTCTACTGGGAGGAGTCGAAGTTCTACTTCTTCGAGGCGAACCGCAAGGATGACGACCTGCTGCGCGCGATGAACGCCAACGACGCCGCGGGCCAGCAGCGCGCCAAGGCGGAGAAGGCGGAGCTCGCCGGCAAGCAGAAGGAGTACGGCAAGCTCGCCGTCGAGCAGTACACGAAGATCATCCAGGAGCACCCGACCTTCGAGCGCACCGACGAGGTGCTCTTCTTCCTCGGTCAGTACCTGATGGAGGAGGGCCAGGACCGCAAGGCGCTGGTCGCCTTCAAGCGCCTGGTGGAGAAGTATCCCCAGTCGAAGTTCATCCCCGACGCGTACCTGGCCTTCGGCGAGTACTACTTCAACAACTCCAAGGGCAAGCGCCCGGAGCTGGAGAAGGCGCTGGCCGCGTACAAGAAGGCCGCCGAGTTCCCCGAGAGCCAGGTGTACGCGTTCGCGCTGTACAAGCAGGGCTGGTGCTACTTCAACCTGTCGGACTACGAGGCCGCCAAGGACAAGTTCAAGACGGTGGTGCTCTATGGCGAGCTGGCCGGCGCCAACGCGGTGGAGAAGGACGGCGGCAAGAGCGGCCGTGGCTCGCTGGTGCGCGAGGCGCGCACCGACTACGTGCGCGCGTATGCCCACCAGGGTGACGTGGCGCAGGCCCGCGCGGACTTCGGCAAGGTGGCGTCCAACCCGGACGACCGCTTCACCATGATGAAGCAGCTGGCCAACATC from Myxococcus stipitatus encodes the following:
- the cutA gene encoding divalent-cation tolerance protein CutA, which codes for MTDACLVLVTAPSADKAAELTRVVVEEQLAACGNILPGVRSIYRWEGQVQDDAEALILFKTRGALFEALRTRIVALHPYQVPEVLRVDLADGHAPYLAWVLASTLPPPAVDGGGTSRT
- a CDS encoding ATP-binding protein translates to MAMREMGAKVNGGEACRLCVGRTYVIERQGDQAQARVCACSDSCSVCGGRGHVLVEREAEFSQKVGPKRYEVMEPCTCTRRRRRVALFNDVHLPGVVAHAGFDNYRAFNEAQDRGRGVAMHFAHQYVKGVTAKGFILSGPVGTGKTHLLAATLGHLVLEMGVRARYVEISLLYATIRRGFQEGKSGGEIIGPLSEVEVLAIDELGKGRGSAFEMETLDELIARRYNAGRTTLFATNYSLEPERKQLRAAGPTGYRSTDDARAAVRGEELLRERVGERIYSRLCEMCTFVELPKDTPDRRRTRQEMDTLHHPPTGMRSAGR